A region of the Halodesulfovibrio sp. MK-HDV genome:
CTTGGTAAGAATACCGGAGAGCGGACCGGAAATGGAGGAAGGTGCCACAGGGTGGGCAGCAGGGAGCCAGCTGTGGAATGGTACAAGACCAGCCTTAACAGCAAAGCCCAAGAAACAAAGTAAGGCAGCCATACCAGCAAGGGTAGGGTTCATGTTTCCTGTTGCCTGAGCAATAGCAGCAAATTCAAAGCTGCCTGTTGCACTGTGGATAAGGAAAATGCCGAACAGCAGGGCATATGCACCGGCTGCACACATAAAGAAGTATTTAAAGCCTGCTTTAAACGCGTCCGTTGTTTCTTCGTGGATAACGAGGAAATAAGAACTAAAGGTCATCAGTTCCCAGAATCCGTACAGAGCGCCGAGGTGCTGTGTAAGGGTGAGACCGATGAGAGAGCCCTGCATGAGAAGCAGGAAGAACCAGTAGCGGGTAGAGTTTTCTTTATGAATGTATCCACCGGAGTACACGGTCACAACAAGGCCGATGCCAGCCATAATGCAGGCAAAGAGCTTGGAGAGAGCCGGAACATCAGCAGAGGCGGTAAGTACAAGTGCGGCTACAGATAATGCAGTTGCCAGTACAAATCGCCAGTCATAACGCTTAAGCGCCGCTGGAATGTATTTGGACGGAATAAATAGTAGGAAAGCGCCGACATATGGAAGAGCTGCTGCAAGCGGCCAATGCACTTCGAACTGAGGAATCGTTGCCTCAGCACCGAAAGTTGCTATGACTGCATGAATAAGCGGCTCCGGAAAAACGTGAGAGAGCGCAACAACCGCAGCCAACAGGATGGTAATACCACCAAGAATGGTTGAGGTAGCTGGTTTGCTGTCTGCGTTTTCAGGCGCTTCAAAACAGATGCTTTGAACAATTTTGATGGTGTACCACAAAGCAATACAGTTGCCCGCGAGCAGCATGATTGCAGGGAAGTACATTTCTGCACTGACAAGCCCGTATGTCAGCGCGAGTTTGCTAACTGCACCTTTGAATGGAGTAAATCCAATGGCGGAAAACATGGCAAACCCGAATGTGCCTGCGAAAAGCGGAGAGCGTTTAAACGCACCGCGCAGGTTGGTGAGATCGAGTGAACCGAACTGTTTTGCCAGTCCGTAAAGTGCAAACATAGCCAGAGCTCTGATAGAGATCTGATAAAAAAGATGTAACGCAGCGCCTGCATTACCGGAGATTGTTCCTGTCCCAAACCCTGCAAGGACAGCCCCGATTTCCGCAATGCTGGAAAAAAGGAGAACGGTTGTTAATTTGTTAGACTGCTTAAATGCCCAAAACTGAGCAAGCAGAAGAATCAAACACCCAAAGTAGACTGAGAAGTGAGAAGTGGTAACTTCAAGTAACATGCAATTCTTGCTCCTTATGAAAGAAGTCCATACCGATTGCCCAGACGCACCTATGGCAGGTGAATCCACGGTATCCTTCCAATACAACACAGAGGAAACCCCATTTCCCTGTTCATAGCGCGGCTATGTTCATTCTGCGTTGTTGTTCTTTCAATCCGAATCCAGTTCGCCGTCGCAACACGGCGCAGTACTTCCTGTATGTCGAACTGTTCATCTGCACTTTGCCCTTTGTGTGCGGAGGAAACAGTCGGACGTATGACACTTTTTCAGATTATGCTGGTCGGCACTCCTGCAAATCTAAATCGTATCCTGAAGAAACTGACAGCTCGTAAGTTCTTTTGTTTGGTGACTACCTTCTTCGAAGAAGGAAAAGAAAATTGAGCCCATAGATGTGATTGTGAGAGATTTCATAAACACAAATCTAACTGGCGACATAGTTCTTTTACACTTCTTTACAACTGAATGGGTAATCAAATAAATAATTTAGAGATCATTTTGCTCTTTTTCTGAGTATTTTGGTCTACTTTCGAAAAGAGTAAAGCGTCACTTGCCTGTATAACTTACTGTAATTTAAGACTTTGCATGCAGAATTTGTGATTACTGTGAAGGAGTGCTTCTGCAAAACAATGTTTGTACCCATTTACTTATGGGGTGTTAGTCTTACGAATTAGTGGATTGATGTATTTCCATTGTTTGATCATGCAGTGAATCTATAGCTTTTTTTGTTTGTTCGCACAATCTTTCTTTTTTGCAGAGTGTTTCGTTATAAGTCTCTAGAAATAAGGGGGTTATCTTGTTAGTGCCTACTTATGGGCAAGACTGTTGAATAAAAAAAGCTAATGATGTCTGTTGGCTGAGGTGGGAAAAGGTGAATGCAAAAAAATATCTCAGAGCAGTATCTGTGTATGAAAACAGCTTATTTAAGAAGATGATGCATTGTAAAAAATCATAAATGCGAGAAAAAAAGAGTGTAGTGCTATAAAAAATTACTTTTTCTTTTAAAAGTTACAGTCAAAAAAACGATGTAGAAAAAAAGTTTTGCTGATAAAAATATAAAAAAATGAGCGCAAAAATGCTTGTTAAAAATTGTTTGAGTCTAAAAAGAAAAAAAGCAAAAAGCAGTATGCGAACGAAATTTCCTCACAGTGGGTCGTTGGCAACGGTCAAAAAGATGTAAACAAGAAATGTATAAGATTTAATACATAGTGATAAATGTCACAATCTTACAAATATTATTAATAGTGCTGTATTTCAGTGTGTTACAATATTGATTTTCAAAGCAGGTAAAAAATGAAAACAGATAACTGTCTGAAAAATATCAATAATATAAAAAATAGTACTATAGAATTTGTATTATCGTACTAATATCGTGGGAAAAGTGTTGCTAACTCGGAAAACTATGTGATAGTTTTCACATGAAAGAAAAATTTACGTTTTCGAATAGAAATGCAAGGCACACCGCATTATCTTTCATATGTTCAGCGCCAAATTAAACATATGATCGAAAATTACAGCAATGAATTTGTATAATGTATGAAGCCGGACAGTGGGCCGGTAGAGAAGCCTGATCATGACATGAACATGATCAGGCTTTTTGCGTTTTTTACGTGGCTTGATTGGTCTGATGTGTGTCGGGGCTGATACCCTGAAGTGATGATGTGTTATCCGCGTAAGGTGCCGATGAGTTTGCTCAGTTCACTTGAGTTTGAGGCAAGGGCTTTGATCACTTTTTCAGATTCTCCCATGCCTTGTCCTGTTTCTGTAGCAACTTCATTGATGGCGGTAACGCTTGTGAGGATTGTTGACTGCTGGTCTGAATGGGTTCTGGAGAATTGGGCGATGCGTTCAATGTGATCACCCATTGATGTAGACAGAGATGTTATATCCTGAAGCGCCTCAGATGATGCCTCAACAAGTCTTGTGCTTTCAGCGACAGCTTCTACGGCAGCGTTCGTACTGCTTATGTTGTTTGTTATTTGTGTGCGGATAGTGTCGATACTTTTATTTACAGTGGTTGTAGCGTCCATAGTGCGTTCTGCCAGTTTGCGAACTTCGTCGGCTACAACCGCGAAACCTCGACCGGAATCTCCCGCCCGTGCTGCTTCAATCGCAGCGTTTAGCGCCAGTAAGTTTGTTTGATCTGCGATTTCACTGATGACACCTATTAAATCTCCAATGCCCGCAGTCTGTGATCCAAATTCGTGCATACTTTCTTTCAGTTCGCTGGAAAGGTTTTGTACCTTTTGCATGGCGGATGCTGTCTGTTCCATAACTCCTGCACCGTGCTCTGCTTTTGCTTTGGCGCTTTGGGCGTTCTTTACTGCGTCTTCAGCGAAGGACGCAGAGTGTTCAAGCACTGTGTTCATATCATCCACAATGTCTGTTGCTTCTTTAAGTTTTGAAATCTGCAAACGTGAACCAACACCAATCTGTTCAACCTGTCCTGATAGTGTGATGGCTTCTGTAGACACGTTTGAAGCTATGTTCTCCGCCTGTTCAGCAACCTCGAGCATTTTAGTGTGCTGGTGTTGGATTCGTTGTTCTTTGGTTCGTATGTCTGTGAGGTCGCTGGCAAGGACGATGGAGCCGATGAGTTGTTTGTCCATGTCATACAGCGGGGCGCAGTCGACACGTACAATACGCGTTATGTTAGCCGCAGTTGTCCAGTGTTGTTCAACATTGAGGATTGCTTGCTGCTCCCGGAGAACGTGTTGTGTGGATTCCTCACTATTCTCTAACAATGCTGCTGCAGGCTTACCTATAAAGAATGATGGCTCTTTTGCGGAATCGACAAGAGAAGTGAATTGTGTGTTGGCGAAGACAATTTTGTTCTCATTGTCGGTAATGATGCACGGGTGCGTGAGACCGGCAAGAATGCTTTCTGAGAAGCCGAGCTTTTCCTTCAGCTGATTGACCATGTGGAGCATTCCTGCTGCCAGTTCTGCTATTTCTCCGGTGAATTTGTAGTCGAGTCGGGCAGAGAGATTGCCGTCTGAAATTTCTTTTGCAAAGGTGAGAATACGTTGAAATGGTTTGACCAGTGATAGGTGAATCATACTGAAAGTTGCAATCAGTATAGTCAGTGTGCTGGCTATTCCGAGAATGAGGGTCGCATAGCGTAGTTCTTGTACAGCCGCGAATGCAATGGATGTGGGTAATTCGCTGATTATCGCCCATGTGTTCGATCCGAATTGAATGGGGGAGTGTGCTGTTGCGTATTCGTTTCCATCAAAGCTTTTGTCAATCAGAGTTCCGCTTTTTCCGGAAAGTGCGAGGGCTATAGCTTTTTGTGTGGCGCGCCCTGTGGACGGATTTGCAAATGAATTTTTTAGGCTATGAGTCTGTGGTGCGCGTGCAAGATCGGAGCGCATAAGATTGTCAGCTCCTACGAGGTAGGAATCACTTTTGCTCGAGCTGTCTTTATCATTAATAAGGACTGAGAGCTGATTGACTGGCAATCTCAGAACGGCAACGCCTAAGATTTCTTGTGTGTAGCTGTAAACAGGGGCTGTGATGAAGGCGGCGGGAGTGTTGTTGTCCTGTGCAAACGGGGCGATGTCAGTAAAGCAAACTTCCCCTTCCATTGCCCTTGCCCATGCGACTGAAAGTGGTGAACCACTGTGTGTTCCGTGCTGGAAGTCGCCGCCAAGTTCTTTTCCGCGTTTTACTGAAAAAATGATTCTTCCGTAATCGTCCATAAGTAAGGCATCTTCAAAGCCCATTTCTTCTACAAAAGGAAGGAATGACGGGGCAACATATTGATAGATGTTTTCGTACTCCTCATCCAGCTCCAGTGGCTCACCTTTTACGGCAGTGTATGTCGCGTCACGAAGCATGCCGATGGCGTTGTACACTTCTTTTACTTTGGAAAAGATGATTGCCTCCCGTTTCCACGTATCGAACAGCGCTTGAATGTGTCGGCGCTGCGCATCCTGTGTAGACCGGAGTTGGGAAAAGGAGCTTTCTTCAAGGCTGACTGCTGCGGTGTGCACACTGTATGTGCCCATAGCAAGCAACGGGAGGAGACCGATGCAAATACTGAAAAGAGTCAGTTTGGTGCGTAGCCGCATGGTGTAACAGTCCTTTTGTTAGTGTTATCAATGTGATGAGATTGATAGGTCACTAGCGTTACAGACTTGTTAAGGCGGAGTGAAGAACGTGCTTTTTGCGTTAGATATCGTGGTGCTAGGAAAAAAGGCAAAAAAAAGATCATACTTTCGTATGATCTTTTCCTAAGTGCATGGTGCCCAGGGGGAGACTCGAACTCCCACGGGCGTAGCCCACTACCCCCTCAAGATAGCGTGTCTACCAATTCCACCACCTGGGCACTTATTTGAACGTCGCTTGCGCGTTGTTCTGAGGGGTGCGCTAAGGTGTTGTTCCTCAGCGCGGAAATGTGTCTATGTGGATTGAGGGAGTTTGGCAAGCGTTTTTTGTATTTTTTTAAATAAAG
Encoded here:
- a CDS encoding methyl-accepting chemotaxis protein, coding for MRLRTKLTLFSICIGLLPLLAMGTYSVHTAAVSLEESSFSQLRSTQDAQRRHIQALFDTWKREAIIFSKVKEVYNAIGMLRDATYTAVKGEPLELDEEYENIYQYVAPSFLPFVEEMGFEDALLMDDYGRIIFSVKRGKELGGDFQHGTHSGSPLSVAWARAMEGEVCFTDIAPFAQDNNTPAAFITAPVYSYTQEILGVAVLRLPVNQLSVLINDKDSSSKSDSYLVGADNLMRSDLARAPQTHSLKNSFANPSTGRATQKAIALALSGKSGTLIDKSFDGNEYATAHSPIQFGSNTWAIISELPTSIAFAAVQELRYATLILGIASTLTILIATFSMIHLSLVKPFQRILTFAKEISDGNLSARLDYKFTGEIAELAAGMLHMVNQLKEKLGFSESILAGLTHPCIITDNENKIVFANTQFTSLVDSAKEPSFFIGKPAAALLENSEESTQHVLREQQAILNVEQHWTTAANITRIVRVDCAPLYDMDKQLIGSIVLASDLTDIRTKEQRIQHQHTKMLEVAEQAENIASNVSTEAITLSGQVEQIGVGSRLQISKLKEATDIVDDMNTVLEHSASFAEDAVKNAQSAKAKAEHGAGVMEQTASAMQKVQNLSSELKESMHEFGSQTAGIGDLIGVISEIADQTNLLALNAAIEAARAGDSGRGFAVVADEVRKLAERTMDATTTVNKSIDTIRTQITNNISSTNAAVEAVAESTRLVEASSEALQDITSLSTSMGDHIERIAQFSRTHSDQQSTILTSVTAINEVATETGQGMGESEKVIKALASNSSELSKLIGTLRG